The sequence gttctattaaaaagtctcataagataagcatggtcctcactggagtgaaattgggacttttttgcgacttttttaaatagtcccaatagtaaatctgtctagagattcatttacataagaagacacgcccactttcagaaaactggcgagcatagtgcagagcagaaaaaagtcgcaaatttgtgcgcagttttagcgtttgggacttttttgggactttttcactccattattctgacctgagctaatgataaatctggcccctgaTCTTTGCCCTTAGGAGTACCATacatgaattcagtcacttgcATAGACTACAGTACTGTTTAACCTTTCACTTTTATGGTAGGTCTATATATCTTTTAAAATGTTGTCCATACACAAGAAGCAACATAATGTTAGGGGtgtactggccatagaccctactgggaaacttcccggtgggctgatgcccagggggccgcctgaacATTTCTCACGGTGGCTGGCCAGATACATAACAATCTGATGGTCTTAGCATCAGTTAATGCTTGGattatcaggtacttatgcacctggacaACAGCCGCAGGTgctctcctgaactcaactgtatcactATCTTTAGGAGGgtcatacagttgaatactgtggtgagggcggcagtattttgtgctgcactacagtcagTGTCGGACCGggatacctagggcccaccagtaaaattcattctgggggcccactgtacagcgaCATGCAAATGTTACCTGCCCACAGAGAGGCAGACAGCAACAAGACACTAACAGATGATTGATTTTGGGGTTGTCTGCAACAACTTCAAAAGGTGGGTCCCAGGAAAGCGGGAACTGGCTGACCTGCATCTATTCCTAGAGGTCATCTAAACCTTCCAATGCGTCTATAATGATAAACTGGATAgtctacccagttttttatattgatataggttatttgagatgctgtgctggtggacaCCTTTCTCAGGCaggccccacctacttctgttgtctctGCCTTACTTTGTTAgtcctgccttctgtcagtttggacccacctacaacatggggagaCTTTTttgtttccagggccactttaagttcccagtccagccCTGCATATTGTTATATTTAGATAAATGGAGTGATCATAGCATACATTTTAGGCATACAACACCAATCTATTACTGTGATAAATACTGTGGTGCATGTGTCACTCCCCTTTCTAAAGCCAGTCAGATACAATTAATTTAGTACATTATCTCCTTCTTCATTTTTATGACAGAACAATTCCTGGAATTGGTCAGGAGGAGGAGTGCCCCTCAGCCACAGATTAAGTAGCTAAACGCTTATCCATTGACGAAGCATACCTCTTCTTGTTACGGACAACCACATTAAAATCATTATCTTTTTGCTCTATGAAATAAGTACAGTCTTCAAGAAAAATACATCAATTTACTAACAACATTTTCACACAATGAAAAACTGTTCTGATTCTTTAATGGAAAAGCAGGACCACATTGGACATGAAGTAAGCAAGAACAACTGGACTAAAATAACTGTCTGGTCCAAGAGAGAAGAGCATTTGGCTTATGCTGAGATTTCTGTGCTCGGGATCATTTTCATTGCGGCCACAGTTGGAAATTTTATCCTGATTTTTACTTTGTGGAACAGAAGAAAGAAGCTGTCTCGCATGTATGTGTTTATGCTTCACTTAAGCTTGGCTGACCTAGTTGTGGCATTTTTTCAAGTTCTCCCTCAGCTGATTTGGGACATTACAGATGTTTTTATGGGACCTGATCCACTATGTCGGATTATTAAATATTTACAACTGGTTGGAATGTTTGCTTCCACGTATATGATCGTTGTGATGACTTTGGACAGGTTTCAAGCAATATGCTACCCCATGGTGACATTTCAAAAAACACGAGCTCTGTGGAACTCTGCAATCTGCACAAGCTGGTCAATCTCTCTCATTTTTAGTGTTCCCCAGGCTTTTATTTTTTCCAAAACAGAGATTGCTCCCGGCATATATGAGTGTTGGGCTCAGTTCATGGAACCTTGGGGCTTAGTGGCATATGTCACCTGGATTTCTATCACTATATTTTTTATTCCAGTTACTATTCTTAGTATATGCCAGATCAAAATCTGCTGGGAGATAAAAATAAATGCCTGTGTGAAAAAGCACAAGGGGTTTTCAGTTCGTGATCCACAAATAAGAATATCCAGGGCAAGTAGTGTTAACTGCATATCCAAAGCCATGATTAAGAATGTGAGAATGACTGTAGTGACAGTTGTCTCTTATGTTACCTGTTGGACACCATTCTTCATCGCTCAGATGTGGGCTGCATGGTCTACTGATATTCCAGATGGTAAGATATTATGGATTGATGGTCTAGATAACAGAAATTATTGATACACTCATGCTCCAAATAATTTTCTTTCTATCTACATATAGCAGTTAGACTGTGCTGTGCTGTCTTTGTTAAGTGTATTGATTTTAAGATAAAGGTTCACTTATGGTGAGCctttatcaatattttgtggaattgAATATAGAGAAACCACTGAAAGGGGTATTCTCAGCAAATCGGAGGGATCTGACCTCTGAGATCCTTATGGATTCTAAAAACAAAGAAAATTATAGAGGGAATCACAGTATTCAACTAGCACAGATTAAGTTTTGATGGGTGTCCAGGAAGAGGGAACTCCATTGAACAGTATGTAATGGCATAACCTAGGTATATGTCACTCCCTGTAGTGAGAAAATGTctttaatatatattattattcacttgaatggttacCCCACAAAGAATATTGTTTATAGTTAAATCTAGCAcatgattataatttttttgtatttgcaCTTAATAATATATGCTTATATCTCCTGATTTTCCAGGAATAATGTTAACATAACAGTTAAAATAGCCTTTAAAGAGTTGAATGAATCTTAATTATTCCCTGCCCTGTAGCATGCATGACCTAATAAAATAGTCATACTAATCTGCTCCCTGCAACTCCGGTCCTGTGCCCTGGCTTGTTTACTCCGGGCGGGG is a genomic window of Bufo bufo chromosome 1, aBufBuf1.1, whole genome shotgun sequence containing:
- the LOC120985614 gene encoding isotocin receptor-like, which gives rise to MKNCSDSLMEKQDHIGHEVSKNNWTKITVWSKREEHLAYAEISVLGIIFIAATVGNFILIFTLWNRRKKLSRMYVFMLHLSLADLVVAFFQVLPQLIWDITDVFMGPDPLCRIIKYLQLVGMFASTYMIVVMTLDRFQAICYPMVTFQKTRALWNSAICTSWSISLIFSVPQAFIFSKTEIAPGIYECWAQFMEPWGLVAYVTWISITIFFIPVTILSICQIKICWEIKINACVKKHKGFSVRDPQIRISRASSVNCISKAMIKNVRMTVVTVVSYVTCWTPFFIAQMWAAWSTDIPDGPVFTIVMLLGNLNSCVNPWIYMYFCGHISHGIKELTRISKYSSNQPEFPVSGSIINCRQRFCEEPVPYV